One stretch of Glycine soja cultivar W05 chromosome 7, ASM419377v2, whole genome shotgun sequence DNA includes these proteins:
- the LOC114420592 gene encoding glycine-rich protein DOT1-like yields MLVGGGNDNDDDDDVNNNDNDRDTNGGRGDGGGIGGGGDADGGGSDNMVVVTIGDILISDGGSNASGNGDAGGSDDGSGVGGGTKCDDGGGGNSVGGYGGGHNDGGGGSGGSKK; encoded by the exons GGTGGTGGTAacgataatgatgatgatgatgatgtcaaCAACAATGACAACGATAGAGATACCAATGGTGGTCGTGGTGACGGAGGTGGCATTGGTGGTGGTGGCGATGCCGATGGTGGTGGCAGTGACAACATGGTGGTGGTAACAAT AGGTGATATTCTTATTAGTGATGGTGGTAGCAATGCCAGTGGTAATGGTGATGCTGGTGGCAGTGATGATGGTAGTGGTGTTGGTGGTGGCACCAAGTG tgatgatggtggtggtggtaataGTGTTGGTGGTTACGGTGGTGGTCACAACGATGGTGGCGGTGGCAGTGGTGGCAGTAAAAAGTGA